A region from the Hippoglossus hippoglossus isolate fHipHip1 chromosome 18, fHipHip1.pri, whole genome shotgun sequence genome encodes:
- the anapc10 gene encoding anaphase-promoting complex subunit 10 isoform X1 — translation MADGENVVFLPYQFEPESDPEEAAEDARELRPQQEVSERRMATPSKTPPGADPKQLERTGTVREIGSQAVWSLSSCKPGFGVDQLRDDNLETYWQSDGSQPHLVNIQFRRRTTVKMLCIYADYKSDESYTPSKISVRVGNNFHNLQEIRQLEMVEPSGWIHISLINQRTNEPISTFMIQIAVLANHQNGRDTHMRQIKVYTPVEESSIGKFPRCTTVDFMMYRTIR, via the exons ATGGCTGATGGAGAGAACGTAGTGTTCCTGCCGTATCAGTTTGAGCCAGAGTCAGATCCTGAAGAAGCTGCTGAAGACGCTCGGGAGTTAAGGCCCCAGCAGGAGGTTTCTGAACG GAGGATGGCCACGCCGAGCAAAACGCCACCGGGCGCCGACCCCAAGCAGCTGGAGCGGACGGGGACGGTCCGAGAGATCGGATCCCAGGCAGTTTGGTCGCTCTCGTCCTGTAAACCCG GTTTCGGGGTGGACCAGCTGCGAGACGATAACCTGGAGACGTACTGGCAGTCGGACGGATCGCAGCCTCACCTGGTGAACATACAGTTCAG gaggaggacgacggtGAAGATGTTGTGTATTTATGCTGATTATAAATCTGACGAGAGCTACACGCCCAGTAAGATCTCTGTCCGAGTCGGCAACAACTTCCACAACCTGCAGGAAATCCGG cagctggagatggTGGAGCCGAGCGGCTGGATCCACATCTCTCTCATCAACCAG cggaCAAACGAGCCAATCAGCACCTTCATGATACAGATAGCCGTGTTGGCCAACCACCAGAACGGCAGAGACACTCACATGCGGCAGATTAAAGTCTACACGCCGGTGGAGGAGAGCTCTATCGGCAAGTTCCCACGATGCACCACAGTGGACTTTATGATGTACCGCACCATCAGGTGA
- the anapc10 gene encoding anaphase-promoting complex subunit 10 isoform X2 gives MATPSKTPPGADPKQLERTGTVREIGSQAVWSLSSCKPGFGVDQLRDDNLETYWQSDGSQPHLVNIQFRRRTTVKMLCIYADYKSDESYTPSKISVRVGNNFHNLQEIRQLEMVEPSGWIHISLINQRTNEPISTFMIQIAVLANHQNGRDTHMRQIKVYTPVEESSIGKFPRCTTVDFMMYRTIR, from the exons ATGGCCACGCCGAGCAAAACGCCACCGGGCGCCGACCCCAAGCAGCTGGAGCGGACGGGGACGGTCCGAGAGATCGGATCCCAGGCAGTTTGGTCGCTCTCGTCCTGTAAACCCG GTTTCGGGGTGGACCAGCTGCGAGACGATAACCTGGAGACGTACTGGCAGTCGGACGGATCGCAGCCTCACCTGGTGAACATACAGTTCAG gaggaggacgacggtGAAGATGTTGTGTATTTATGCTGATTATAAATCTGACGAGAGCTACACGCCCAGTAAGATCTCTGTCCGAGTCGGCAACAACTTCCACAACCTGCAGGAAATCCGG cagctggagatggTGGAGCCGAGCGGCTGGATCCACATCTCTCTCATCAACCAG cggaCAAACGAGCCAATCAGCACCTTCATGATACAGATAGCCGTGTTGGCCAACCACCAGAACGGCAGAGACACTCACATGCGGCAGATTAAAGTCTACACGCCGGTGGAGGAGAGCTCTATCGGCAAGTTCCCACGATGCACCACAGTGGACTTTATGATGTACCGCACCATCAGGTGA
- the abce1 gene encoding ATP-binding cassette sub-family E member 1 — translation MADKNTRIAIVSHDKCKPKKCRQECKKSCPVVRMGKLCIEVTPQSKIVWISESLCIGCGICIKKCPFGALSIVNLPSNLKKETTHRYCANSFKLHRLPIPRPGEVLGLVGTNGIGKSTALKILAGKQKPNLGKYDNPPDWQEILTYFRGSELQNYFTKILEDDLRAIVKPQYVDQIPKTVKGSVGAILSRKDDTDTQRIVCDQLDLTHLRERNVEDLSGGELQRFACAVVCIQRADIFMFDEPSSYLDVKQRLKAAITIRSLITPDRYIIVVEHDLSVLDYLSDFICCLYGVPSAYGVVTMPFSVREGINIFLDGYVPTENLRFRETSLVFKVAETANEEEVKRLRHYQYPDMSKKMGEFMLDIKGGDFTDSEIMVMLGENGTGKTTFIRMLAGGLKPDEGGDVPTLLVSYKPQTISPKFKGSVRALLHEKIRDAYTHPQFITDVMKPLQIESIIDQDVQNLSGGELQRVALTLCLGKPADVYLIDEPSAYLDSEQRLMAARVIKRYILHAKKTAFVVEHDFIMATYLADRVIVFDGIPSRQTAANTPQGLLAGMNRFLSLLEITFRRDPNNFRPRINKLNSIKDTEQKKSGNYFFLDD, via the exons ATGGCGGATAAAAACACCAGGATCGCCATCGTCAGCCACGACAAATGTAAACCTAAGAAATGCCGTCAGGAGTGCAAGAAGAGCTGCCCCGTGGTCCGGATGG GTAAGCTGTGCATCGAGGTGACGCCGCAGAGTAAGATCGTGTGGATCTCCGAGTCTCTGTGTATCGGCTGCGGTATCTGCATCAAG AAATGTCCGTTTGGAGCGTTGTCTATCGTCAACCTGCCCAGCAACCTGAAGAAGGAAACCACACACCGATACTGCGCCAACTCCTTCAAACTGCACCG gctgcCTATCCCCAGACCTGGTGAGGTTCTGGGTCTTGTGGGGACCAACGGTATCGGGAAGTCCACAGCTCTGAAGATTCTGGCTGGAAAACAGAAACCCAACCTGGGGAAGTACGAT AATCCTCCAGACTGGCAGGAGATCTTGACGTACTTCAGAGGATCCGAGCTGCAGAACTATTTCACCAAAATCCTGGAGGACGACCTGCGGGCCATCGTCAAGCCGCAGTACGTCGACCAGATCCCGAAGACCGTCAAG GGGTCGGTAGGAGCCATCCTGAGCAGGAAagacgacacagacacacaaagaatcGTCTGTGATCAGCtcg ATCTGACTCACCTGCGGGAGAGGAACGTGGAGGATCTGTCCGGCGGCGAGCTGCAGAGGTTCGCCTGCGCAGTCGTCTGTATCCAGAGGGCCGACAT cttcatgtttgACGAACCGTCCAGTTACCTGGATGTGAAACAGAGGCTGAAGGCCGCCATCACCATCCGCTCGCTCATCACCCCCGACAG GTATATCATCGTGGTGGAACATGACCTGAGTGTGTTGGACTACCTGTCCGACTTTATCTGCTGTTTGTACGGAGTCCCCAGCGCCTACGGTGTGGTCACCATGCCCTTCAGTGTCCGAgagg GTATCAACATCTTCCTGGATGGTTACGTTCCCACGGAGAACCTCAGGTTCCGTGAGACCTCATTGGTCTTCAAAGTGGCAGAGACGGCcaatgaggaggaggtgaagcgaCTCCGTCACTACCAG tATCCAGACATGTCCAAGAAGATGGGCGAGTTCATGTTGGATATTAAAGGAGGGGATTTCACGGACTCTGAGATCATGGTGATGCTGGGAGAGAACG gcaCAGGGAAGACGACCTTCATCAGGATGTTGGCTGGAGGACTCAAACCTGACGAGGGAG gtgaTGTTCCCACCCTCCTCGTCAGCTACAAGCCTCAAACCATCAGCCCCAAGTTTAAG ggcaGCGTCCGAGCTCTGCTGCATGAGAAGATCCGAGACGCCTACACTCACCCTCAGTTCATCACAGACGTGATGAAGCCGCTTCAGATCGAGAGCATCATCGATCAGGAC gtGCAGAACCTGTCTGGTGGCGAGCTGCAGCGAGTCGCTCTCACTCTGTGTTTGGGGAAACCTGCTGATGTTTATCTCATTGACGAACCGTCGGCGTACCTGGACTCTGAGCAGCGGCTGATGGCCGCCAGGGTCATCAAGAG GTACATCCTCCACGCCAAGAAGACTGCGTTCGTCGTGGAGCACGACTTCATCATGGCGACCTACCTGGCCGACAGAGTCATCGTGTTCGACGGTATTCCCTCCAGGCAGACCGCCGCCAACAC GCCCCAGGGTCTGTTGGCAGGAATGAACCGTTTCCTGTCGCTGCTGGAAATCACGTTCAGACGAGACCCAAACAACTTCAGACCCCGGATCAACAAACTCAACTCCATCAAG gACACTGAACAGAAGAAGAGCGGAAATTATTTCTTCCTTGACGACTGA